CATCTTCTACCAATGTGATGACCAACGGGTCGTCTAAATCCACGTTGCATCCTTCTCTTCCCCAACGACCTACTTCAAATCACGATTTCGGTGCAAATGCTGATTCTATCGGTCTTGGTGCAGCTCCAACTCCTGAATCTATTCAGAATATTCCAACTGCTGCTCAGGCCCTTGCAGGCTCTAATCGTGATGTTGTTGCCAATCGCCGTGCTATTAGAATGGCAAACATGAGTGCTGCCGAAGTTTTAAAAGCAGAACTATCAGGTCTTGTACCATTGAAACCCCCTGCATCTTCAAAACCCTCTGCCATGCCTCCCCTTCCGGTATCAAATGACGTATCAGTACAAGAAACTTCAGACATACCAGGGCTTGGAGCAAACAGACTTAAGGGCAGTTCCTCTGAGGCCGCTCCACCCGCTGTTCGACAGGAAACCCCTCTTGAAAGTGATGCAGACGCCGATGGCGAGCCCGACCCAGACACAAAAATGTCCAGCGATGAAACAACACTGGACGGCAACGTATCACAGAGCTCAGTAGGAGCTAAACGGAAATTCGAAGAGGGACCCGGGTCGGATGATATCACCGAcgatgttgttgttgttgaggaagatgacgaagatgcaCCTGCTGTTCCAGCGCTCAAAGTCAACGCCGATGGCACTGTGGAACAGGAAGACACTGTAAAGTGCGTTAACACTTGATGACTATGAATATCTCTGATAAAAGAATAGATTATGGGAACCAGGTTACAAAGAGAGATATTACAGACAGAAATTTGGAGTGGAGCTTACAGACACCCAGTTCAAGAAAGAGTAGGGTTTTCTCGCTTTTCTCGCACTTGAAAAGTAACGCTAAACAGAATCCTATTGCAGTATCACTAAAGCCTATATTGAAGGTCTCTCATGGGTTCTTCGTTACTACTACCAAGGGGTGAGTGCCCCCATAGCCTTTAGACAAGTATATTTCTAATTAGAATTTAGACACCATCATGGCAATGGTTTTATCCGTATCATTTTGCGCCGTTTGCCgcagattttgaagatgttgataAAATGGATATCaaatttgaacttggccaGCCTTTCAAACCTTTTGAACAATTAATGGGCGTTTTCCCAGCGGCCAGGTAAGAGCCTTTTTTGCTCTGACTTGTGATATTCTGACCGTGTTTTACAGTCGACAACACATCCCAGAGGTGTTCCATCGATTTATGATCGATGAAGACTCTCCTATTATTGATTTCTATCCACCTTCTTTCGAGATTGATATGAATGGCAAGAAAATGGCATGGCAAGGTGTCGCACTATTGCCTTTCATCGACCAAAAACGCCTTCTGGATGCTATGGCCATCGAATACCCGAATCTATCTGAGGATGAAATTCGTAGAAATCGTTGGGGCAACAATGTTATTTTTGCTTCTGTGGACCACCCGATATATCCCTTCTACGAAAAGCTTTACGGGAAGCGCAAGAACGACGAGGTAGGTTATGTTATTTTCTTATAGTCTTTCGTGCATCTCACTCAATTATTTTAGCCTGTCACCATCAATATCTCGTTAAGCAAAGGGATGAGTGGAAGTGTTCTGCCAAACCCCGACTGTTTGCCAGGCTCGACATACTATTGCCCTCTTAGCGAAGCCTTAGGTTTGCCTGACATAAAAAATGACAGATCCCTGTCCGTTCTCTACTTCTTTCCCAAGCAACTGACGCCTCATCGTTCTGTGATCTTGCCCGGCGCTAAACGCCCGATGCGCGTCTTAACTTCGAATGATTTAGAAACGACCCGTAGCGGCGGTCGTGGCCGGGGTCGTGGAGGATTTGACCGTGGTGGGGCCGGTAGAGGTAACGGTTTTGACCGCCGCAATGACCAATTTCAATCCCGGCCGAACACCTATGGTCAGTCGTATGGAAATGATCGGGCAGGACCAGGAGGCAGAGGAGGTAACTATAACACCTACGGCAATGGAAATCCTGGCGGCTATGGTGGTGGAAGCTCTGGCGGATATGGAGGTGGAAGCTCTGGCAGTTACGGTGGTGGAAATTCTGGCGGCTACGGGGGCTATGGAGGCGGGAATGGAGGCGGATACGGAGGACGAGGTGGCTATGGAAATGGAAGTTCGTATCAACAAAATTCATACCCTGCTCGCTCTTCCTATCCATCACAGCCACCGAACAATTCGTACGGTAATCCTGGTGGGCGAGGCGCGTATGGTGGATATGGTGGCGAATCTTATTCATCCAGTGCCGACTACGGTGGTTACAATGGCGGAAACCGTGGAGGCTACAATGGGCAACCACCAGCACAAAATTCTTATGGCTCTTACGGCAGCGGGGGAGGTAATAATTATGGTGGTTATGGGGGGTACGGTTCAGGACAACATCCTGCTCCTCCATCAAGAGGTGGAGCACCATACAACTTGGCTGCTCGTGGAAGAGGCCGTACTTGGTGATCTTGTTTACTTGATTTGTGTTTTTGCAATGATATATGTATTATAACAATCACTTGTATATTAATTCCCGACTAACTACAAGGTAATCGGGGCAATGCTTTGGTCATGAATTTCGGATTTCGTCATACTAAGCGTAAACTGAAAGTCCATTTTAGTCGACGGAAGAAGCAAACTATTGACATACGTTTCAAAGCGAATCTGAGGTTCAATACCCTCCTCCATATCCATAACTGCGAGTGGTGGGGATCCCCACGGGTACCCCATACGCAGGATTGGCAACAGGCGCACCGTATGCGGGAGTGGCGCCAGAAACACCATATCCAGGAGCATTCGCAGGCACCCCGTAAGCGGACCCTGAGCTAGTTATACCATACGCAGGACCATTGGATGCATTGTAAGTTCCACCTGGCGTACCATATGCAACACTGGTGTTAGCATTGGGTACACCATAAACAGAATTTGCATTCGGCGGACCATAAACGGAGGTAGCGCTGGGTGCGCCGTAGCCAGAAGTGATACTAGCGGGTGTACCATAAGCAGGTGTAGCACTGGGACCATATGCGGAAGTGGAATATCCCGCAGAAACGGCTGAACCAGCTCCAAATGCCCGATTAGCAAGAGGAATGGCAGTCGGTCCTTGAGGCAAGCACGCAATATATATGGTATATATTTTTTCTCGGGCCTTGgccttttttcttgcttttttttccttACGGCGCCTCTTCTCCTCATATTTTTCTTCCCGTCGGCGCCTAGTTTCCATCTCTGCTTGACCCATTAAAGGTCGCCCATAAGGATCCACCATTCTCTTTCTGTAACCAGAATCTTCCGAATCCGAAGACGAAtctgaggatgatgatgatgaatcGGCTGTGTCATCATACTTAGGGAGACGGACGGTCGCAAAGCCTGCTTGTGGACCAGTACGCCTTTCACGTCCTTTATAGAGGAGTAATTCTACTCCGCGAGGATAGAAAAAGGATTGATTCCACAATGAGATTAAATCCACTGCAAGTGTGGATTTTCTGGGGGGCAATCCATTCTGTTTTAAAGATGGCACAGGGAGTTGACCCGTCCAAGCACGTCCCAAGTCCTGCACATTACTGATAAATCTATGTAAAACCTTGACATAGATGATTGCGTACCTGCATACATCGTTTCCAGTCATCATGGTATATATCATGAGTTGTCAAAACCGGTGGCATTTTTGGATATGGTGGATCACAAATGTCGTCCATATCTTCCACCTTTATCATCTCGAAAGGTGCGAACGTATTGGATGCATTGATAGGACGGGAAAATGCTTCTGGAGCCGCCAATTGCTGAGGCTCTGGAGGAATTGATGCGAGGGGTATATGGGGGGATTTACTGGGGTAAGAAGACGGTTTTCCTATCGCTATTTCAAGAAGGTTACTCAAACCAGCATAAAATAATTTTGTTAGAAACATTACCAGAGGGGGAAGGTGCTCGGGAAGAAGCAGCTCGAGAAGGCGCTCGTGATCGGGGCAGAGGCGCTACACCATTAATGATCG
The sequence above is a segment of the Psilocybe cubensis strain MGC-MH-2018 chromosome 4, whole genome shotgun sequence genome. Coding sequences within it:
- a CDS encoding 5'-3' exoribonuclease 2; amino-acid sequence: MGVPALFRWLSKKYPKIIYPVVEEEDTKIVAENGEQVIVPVNMASANPNGMEFDNLYLDMNGIVHPCTHPEGKPAPETEEEMMLEIFSYTERVVNMIRPRKLLFMAIDGVAPRAKMNQQRSRRFRSSQEAKEKEEARKESVLLWEAMGKEVSEDEKNKVSWDSNAITPGTPFMDLLASSLRYWVVQKMNTDPGWKGIQVLISDAGVPGEGEHKIMDFIRRQRSNPGHDPNTKHVIYGLDADLIMLALATHEPYFRVLREDVFANDTSPTACRMCGQEGHYAAQCTGTKAEIQKKPPAEKKPFIFLDVAILREYLEVELDVPTTSFPFSLEEAIDDWVLLIFFVGNDFLPHLPSLEIREGAIDTLLKIWKQELPRMGGYLTHHGELELSRAQIILEGLAKREDEIFRRRREAEERQDQNAKRRKLEQQNRNGISSGPSQTMALKTSSTNVMTNGSSKSTLHPSLPQRPTSNHDFGANADSIGLGAAPTPESIQNIPTAAQALAGSNRDVVANRRAIRMANMSAAEVLKAELSGLVPLKPPASSKPSAMPPLPVSNDVSVQETSDIPGLGANRLKGSSSEAAPPAVRQETPLESDADADGEPDPDTKMSSDETTLDGNVSQSSVGAKRKFEEGPGSDDITDDVVVVEEDDEDAPAVPALKVNADGTVEQEDTVKLWEPGYKERYYRQKFGVELTDTQFKKDITKAYIEGLSWVLRYYYQGTPSWQWFYPYHFAPFAADFEDVDKMDIKFELGQPFKPFEQLMGVFPAASRQHIPEVFHRFMIDEDSPIIDFYPPSFEIDMNGKKMAWQGVALLPFIDQKRLLDAMAIEYPNLSEDEIRRNRWGNNVIFASVDHPIYPFYEKLYGKRKNDEKRPVAAVVAGVVEDLTVVGPVEVTVLTAAMTNFNPGRTPMVSRMEMIGQDQEAEEVTITPTAMEILAAMVVEALADMEVEALAVTVVEILAATGAMEAGMEADTEDEVAMEMEVRINKIHTLLALPIHHSHRTIRTVILVGEARMVDMVANLIHPVPTTVVTMAETVEATMGNHQHKILMALTAAGEVIIMVVMGGTVQDNILLLHQEVEHHTTWLLVEEAVLGDLVIGAMLWS